From the genome of Neodiprion pinetum isolate iyNeoPine1 chromosome 3, iyNeoPine1.2, whole genome shotgun sequence, one region includes:
- the LOC124214462 gene encoding uncharacterized protein — protein sequence MVVRSTSFPGIVFLLALIVAQSVGELIVRLHPPEDDGLTRNLTCVSESDDAALIWNSQRGSFTDFQHRKAVPENIPGCALWDSKACVARWKDRNGWDEVDSMIHPMGPIFDYRWEGLKEFYFGNISNELQYRYVGRANKSSGTVILSARGSQEVNVLLCPSNRSTESPCVRIKIDSSRISVATCTNRASGCSELTPKDAWRNIIDYDAASHANSLDPYEWRTFAVRWIKERSLVEVFNNSHVILKGTLRHRQQISNVWVEGLDARIRFHSYKYLLTRKSGSVILTSEFIRHNGTLCVEMHVGLCSECKLNVNLVDTAGRETLLKYISGDEKSLNNELITWRPFKVQVNRQSVGRRLVRLKISTALKNDDGYGQWAIDDFRTCQPRGTRESTITIRREKLDSWPRIKCQKLSYTEIEVIDLSSSMECRGTIECSAVHHGDDCHRKCRTCKCRSRDKRSGNALKEVQELIHTYLSATAVTLKWKPPKNVDATIVKYAVSLKVNALVGCSESGRETPEQQPMKRTVIQPKAFFDGLHPHASYVATVFAYNGSAKGPPKQYNFQTNETPIPTSVIHNLRIEEGGRFLRWDWPEDCTTITGNIFWTRIKFESVGDDMRRLTHHYETTNRNLDLSAIDLIPGVKHNVRAYVTRSRHGMENNTNYVNLTWTTPRGVTELEAYDADCDKSTISLRFIPSVLLHGRIESYKVFIAAGNELPKNMTFGNTKEQICDLWDDHTCLKDVSLPSNAKVNITIHATGKELDRFDIRSNITFSLEESCNSNLSWRVNFTVTQDRGNVSLKWKQPLSSRVKMTRFAVRVNPLDRRELDKFTHQIPIVEEIPVEPNRKEYTTEFYLSKSGSYNISLVAFNQRNISSMENAVQLFIWNENSSDFQAAVPERRPWKQYLLYVIILPIIAILPVLLFLCYREHKKASEEPYYEQIDELTLRKQNNNTTVASSSLENPITAFQASTQGQKPSIELIESYAEPFNPLSCKVKVEEFEEYVKEALASGLLDAQYRRFPNGSSLPRVCGTLPANESKNRYRNMIPYDDNRVVLTKIRNDPHSDYINASYIQGYRKTKAYIATQGPNSNTVIDFWRMVWQEDVRVICMLTNVVEAGKVKCEQYWPDVGTKVIYGNIFVSNTGHEVFADYTIRTLRVECRNITRKITHLHYTGWPDHGVPMYTQSLVAYLKKILATPAGKGPVVVHCSAGVGRTGTIILCDICLRQAVVERVIDVPIIIMKLRDGRQDMVDSSQQYLLAHLTMVESMVSAQTQVPCSDGFSERIQELSKQLPSDIQRLNDTVWQDRVLHVLAAPQRPTRVQVLENGSMELESVTENAEVSSTFDSESNYISVVSIDGVKLKKQYLASHLPSNSTVSEIWRLIVEKNIELIVVLQSGRPNDPTCCDIVPNKSTFTPVPNIQLKTNSFVTNEHFTTRILSLKDTSEEQIKHQPVTVLACTGWGWGKSGKPPCVSALVSLWRESEKIRRKEGPTLVLCRDGITACGLYLALSFLLERMAVERECDVISAVRAVRRSRPEFVQSVEQFVYLYAAATKYYDEFREYANFS from the exons atggtCGTTCGATCAACGAGTTTTCCCGGAATTGTATTTTTGCTTGCGTTGATCGTCGCGCAGAGTGTCGGAGAATTGATCGTGAGGCTTCATCCTCCGGAAGACGACGGTCTTACAAGAAATCTGACTTGCGTGTCAGAAAGCGACGACGCTGCTTTGATTTGGAACAGCCAGCGAGGAAGTTTCACTG ACTTTCAGCATAGGAAAGCTGTGCCAGAAAATATCCCCGGATGTGCGCTTTGGGATTCGAAAGCGTGCGTAGCTCGATGGAAAGATCGCAATGGCTGGGACGAAGTCGACTCCATGATTCATCCCATGGGTCCCATTTTTGACTATCGATGGGAAG GCTTGAAGGAATTCTACTTCGGGAATATTTCAAACGAACTTCAATATCGGTACGTTGGGAGAGCGAATAAATCTTCTGGCACCGTCATCCTATCAGCTCGAGGATCACAAGAGGTAAATGTATTGTTGTGTCCAAGCAATCGATCGACGGAAAGTCCATGCGTTCGGATCAAGATCGACAGTTCACGAATTTCTGTTGCAACCTGCACGAACCGAGCATCTGGATGTAGCGAACTCACGCCGAAGGACGCCTGGAGGAATATCATCGATTACGACGCG GCAAGTCACGCGAACAGTCTCGACCCATACGAATGGCGAACATTCGCGGTAAGATGGATCAAGGAAAGGAGCCTGGTCGAGGTTTTTAACAATAGCCACGTTATCCTGAAGGGAACTCTCCGGCATCGTCAACAAATATCCAACGTATGGGTCGAAGGCTTAGATGCACGGATTAGATTTCACTCCT ATAAATATCTCCTGACAAGGAAATCTGGCTCAGTAATATTGACATCAGAATTTATTCGACATAATGGGACATTATGCGTCGAAATGCACGTCGGTCTTTGTTCCGAATGTAAGCTAAACGTCAACCTAGTGGATACCGCAGGCCGAGAGACGTTGTTAAAATACATTTCTGGGGATGAAAAATCTCTGAACAACGAGCTGATCACCTGGCGGCCGTTCAAAGTCCAGGTGAACCGACAAAGTGTAGGTCGAAGACTCGTgcggttaaaaatttcaactgcTCTGAAGAATGACGATGGATACGGTCAGTGGGCGATTGATGACTTCCGCACGTGCCAGCCGCGCG GCACAAGAGAATCAACAATAACGATACGTCGAGAGAAATTGGATTCCTGGCCCAGGATCAAGTGCCAAAAATTATCTTACACTGAAATTGAAGTGATCGATTTATCGTCGAGTATGGAATGCCGCGGAACGATCG AATGCTCCGCCGTTCATCACGGGGACGATTGCCATCGGAAATGCAGAACCTGCAAATGCAGGTCCCGCGATAAGAGAAGTG GTAACGCACTAAAGGAAGTTCAGGAACTGATTCACACATATCTATCCGCCACTGCCGTCACGCTGAAATGGAAACCCCCCAAAAATGTAGATGCCACCATCGTGAAGTATGCTGTTTCTCTCAAG GTAAATGCACTGGTTGGTTGCTCTGAAAGCGGTCGCGAGACTCCTGAACAGCAGCCGATGAAACGAACCGTGATCCAGCCAAAAGCCTTCTTCGATGGCTTGCATCCCCACGCTTCGTACGTTGCAACCGTGTTCGCGTACAACGGCAGTGCAAAGGGACCACCAAAGCAGTATAACTTTCAAACGAATGAAACTC CGATACCTACGTCGGTAATTCACAACCTCCGAATTGAAGAAGGAGGAAGGTTTCTTCGGTGGGATTGGCCTGAGGATTGTACTACAATCACGGGCAATATCTTTTGgacaagaataaaatttgaatctgtCGGTGACGACATGCGGCGCTTAACACATCATTACGAAACGACCAATAGGAACCTCGACTTAAGCGCGATCGATTTGATTCCCGGTGTAAAGCACAATGTCCGTGCTTACGTGACAAGGTCTCGGCACGGAATGGAAAATAATACGAACTATGTGAACCTCACCTGGACAACCCCACGTG GTGTGACAGAATTGGAAGCGTACGATGCCGACTGCGACAAAAGTACCATCTCCTTGCGATTTATTCCGTCAGTCCTTCTTCACGGCCGAATCGAATCCTACAAAGTGTTCATCGCCGCAGGAAACGAGCTCCCCAAAAATATGACTTTTGGTAATACGAAAGAACAGATCTGTGATTTGTGGGATGATCACACATGCTTAAAAGATGTATCCCTACCTTCGAACGCTAAGGTCAACATAACG ATTCACGCGACGGGCAAGGAGCTTGATCGATTTGATATCCGGAGTAACATCACCTTCTCGCTGGAAGAATCGTGCAATTCAA ATCTCAGTTGGCGAGTGAACTTCACAGTGACGCAAGATCGCGGTAACGTGAGCCTGAAATGGAAGCAGCCGTTATCGAGTCGCGTCAAAATGACGCGATTCGCCGTCCGCGTTAATCCTCTGGATCGACGTGAACTTGATAAATTTACCCACCAAATTCCCATTGTCGAGGAAATTCCTGTCGAGCCGAATCGCAAAGAGTACACCACGGAGTTCTACCTGTCAAAATCAGGGAGCTACAACATTTCCTTGGTAGCGTTCAATCAGCGCAACATAAGCAGTATGGAAAATGCAGTACAGTTGTTCATCTGGAACGAAAATTCCTCGGACTTTCAAGCTGCTGTTCCTGAACGACGTCCTTGGAAACAATATTTACTTTACGTCATTATTTTGCCAATCATAGCGATTCTTCCGGTACTGCTCTTTCTCTGTTACCG AGAGCACAAAAAAGCCTCAGAAGAACCGTATTACGAGCAAATCGATGAACTGACACTGAGGAAACAAAATAACAACACGACCGTGGCTTCTAGTAGTCTTGAAAATCCAATTACCGCATTTCAAGCATCAACCCAGGGTCAAAAGCCAAGTATCGAACTTATCGAGTCTTACGCAGAGCCTTTTAATCCTCTTTCCTGTAAGGTCAAGGTCGAAGAATTCGAAGAATATGTCAAAGAAGCCCTCGCTAGTGGACTGCTGGATGCGCAGTACAGG CGATTTCCGAACGGCTCCTCGCTACCCCGCGTATGCGGAACATTGCCGGCAAACGAGTCGAAAAATAGATACAGAAATATGATACCAT ATGACGACAACCGTGTGGTGCTtacaaaaattcgaaacgatCCTCACTCCGACTATATTAACGCCAGTTATATTCAG GGTTACCGCAAAACGAAAGCTTACATCGCGACGCAGGGGCCGAATTCGAATACGGTGATAGATTTCTGGAGAATGGTTTGGCAAGAGGATGTCCGGGTGATTTGTATGTTAACAAATGTCGTTGAGGCTGGAAag GTAAAGTGTGAACAGTACTGGCCGGACGTTGGAACCAAGGTTATATAcggaaatatttttgtctCGAACACGGGCCACGAAGTGTTTGCCGATTACACTATTAGGACGTTGAGAGTAGAGTGCCGAAATATTACGCGCAAG ATCACTCACCTCCACTACACGGGATGGCCGGATCACGGAGTGCCGATGTACACCCAATCGCTTGTCGCCTACCTTAAAAAGATCCTGGCAACGCCCGCCGGAAAAGGTCCCGTGGTCGTCCACTGCAGTGCAGGAGTAGGCAGGACCGGAACCATAATTTTGTGCGACATCTGCCTACGCCAAGCCGTCGTCGAGAGG GTGATCGATGTgccgataataataatgaaattgcGCGACGGACGTCAGGATATGGTCGATAGTTCGCAGCAGTATCTACTAGCCCATCTGACTATGGTCGAAAGTATGGTCTCAGCACAGACGCAAGTGCCCTGTTCCGATGGATTCTCGGAGAGAATACAGGAATTAAGTAAACAGTTACCGTCCGACATACAAAG GCTAAATGACACGGTATGGCAGGACCGTGTGTTGCACGTGTTAGCTGCCCCACAACGTCCGACTCGAGTACAAGTACTGGAAAATGGATCCATGGAGCTGGaatcag TTACGGAGAACGCGGAAGTGTCATCGACGTTCGATAGCGAGAGCAATTACATAAGTGTAGTAAGCATTGACGGGgtgaagttgaaaaaacaatACTTGGCATCACATTTACCTTCGAATTCTACTGTGTCGGAAATCTGGAGATTAATCGTCGAGAAGAATATAGAATTAATTGTAGTACTGCAAAGTGGCCGACCGAATGATCCG ACATGCTGCGACATCGTTCCTAACAAATCGACATTCACCCCCGTTCCCAACATacaattgaaaacaaattcgtTTGTCACAAACGAACATTTCACAACACGCATACTCAGTCTTAAAGACACATCCGAg GAACAAATCAAACACCAACCAGTTACCGTTCTCGCATGTACCGGATGGGGATGGGGCAAAAGCGGCAAACCACCTTGCGTTTCCGCGTTGGTTTCACTTTGGCGAGAGTCGGAAAAAATACGTCGAAAAGAGGGACCCACTCTGGTACTTTGTCG agaCGGCATAACCGCCTGCGGCCTTTATCTGGCACTGAGTTTTCTACTTGAACGAATGGCCGTGGAGAGAGAATGCGACGTTATTTCAGCCGTTCGAGCAGTCCGACGATCAAGACCAGAATTCGTACAATCAGTG GAGCAATTTGTCTATCTCTACGCCGCAGCAACGAAATACTACGACGAATTTCGAGAATACGCAAATTTTAGCTGA